Proteins encoded together in one Telopea speciosissima isolate NSW1024214 ecotype Mountain lineage chromosome 6, Tspe_v1, whole genome shotgun sequence window:
- the LOC122663905 gene encoding VQ motif-containing protein 20, giving the protein MSPGPFRDDHQQSRKEITGPRPSPLKINKDSHPIHKSSSSSMSSAPPPSFNGIATATMKQQQHQQPNQQQQQQQQQRHHPVIIYTHSPKIIHTHARDFMALVQKLTGLSRSDDDRAAAAVQPQSQEENGESSSSEVGYNNNNNNKKKPSVATAVVHEDNESSSVVTDENYGGGGGGGEIQVTSSSVSPLVFEPPPNPFFSDIPLFTPNSADFFCSPRRFYRYPDSVFTPSNMGSSISPSFLEVMKGFPGY; this is encoded by the coding sequence ATGAGCCCAGGACCATTCCGTGATGATCATCAACAATCAAGGAAAGAAATCACAGGTCCACGCCCATCTCCTCTCAAGATCAACAAAGATTCTCATCCAATTcacaaatcatcttcttcatcaatgTCTTcagctcctcctccttccttcaaTGGTATCGCCACCGCAACCATGAAGCAGCAACAGCATCAACAACccaatcaacaacaacaacaacaacaacaacaacgccATCATCCAGTTATCATCTACACCCATTCTCCCAAAATCATCCATACACATGCTCGTGATTTCATGGCTTTGGTTCAGAAACTCACCGGTCTTTCTCGCTCTGACGATGACCGCGCCGCCGCCGCGGTACAACCTCAATCACAAGAAGAGAATGGAGAATCTTCTTCATCAGAAGTTggttataataataataacaataacaagAAGAAGCCTTCTGTTGCTACTGCTGTTGTTCACGAAGACAATGAATCATCTTCAGTTGTGACAGATGAGAATtatggaggaggaggtggaggaggagaaATTCAGGTGACCTCATCTTCCGTTTCACCATTGGTTTTCGAGCCACCGCCGAATCCTTTCTTCTCGGATATACCACTATTTACACCGAATTCGGCAGATTTCTTTTGCTCGCCGCGGCGATTTTATAGATATCCTGATTCAGTATTCACGCCTTCCAACATGGGGAGTTCGATTTCACCATCATTCCTCGAAGTTATGAAAGGATTCCCAGGATATTAA